From Rhododendron vialii isolate Sample 1 chromosome 10a, ASM3025357v1, the proteins below share one genomic window:
- the LOC131302398 gene encoding GPI ethanolamine phosphate transferase 2 isoform X2, whose amino-acid sequence MQRMSSLTCTKLTLCTVSAILLQVIGLSLFVLGFFPVKPTLSGFSGPESFQPPGCDSVEDPNVSNLHPDQLKSLYQELYEIPPSFDRLVLMVIDGLPAEFVLGRDDRPPSMVMKEVMPYTQSLLASGMAFGYHARAAPPTVTMPRLKAMVSGAIGGFLDVAFNFNTQALLDDNLIRQFFNIGWQMVMLGDETWLKLFPGLFTRHDGVSSFYVKDTVQVDYNVSRHLGDELNRTDWNLLILHYLGLDHVGHNGGRSSVFMDSKVKEMDEVIKMIHLSTKQFQDNDQGRTLLMVASDHGMTENGNHGGSSYEETDSLVLLVGLKPKASDYPLVTRSMIHQVDIAPTLALLFGVPIPKNNVGMMIAEAFDSLTDDQQLRILELNSWQLLRLLQVQIPGLSCGSLSCDVLSNDQWPGITECNGSYEEMLCCLFANAVVLHKSWKSKRISRSNSGDEYHMTVLAYDNFLGAASKWLSGRATYKPAGVLIAGVAAMVFSCLVFIGLLFRLDQEVYPCKVRHLSDVKDIVLKCHFDETYVLAIIFILVLSMGSSSMVEEEQYIWHFLTSTFYLVLLRKAVQSLIARTRQNLFSLIKEQNRSSYIQVSSIILILITGRIMRGWHQGGVNWAHLPDISKWLEQAGRCYVKSIQLVSWVLIMSLGVYSLFSLQSKKYSAMVIGLTFLVPGALVMQHIIEYQDTSFAASSSGSNSTVQIIYTLLGVSTLGTFFGVPWLMPVPSPKILSVHTGSLSSNFLADLRMKFLVVGFRDSIYVIGWAYIHYWCLLQLLLQQPTNSMPVLFLLVQILASMYYCSKGGIYLKQWVEVAGLYYLGLAGHFALGNTNTLATIDVAGAFIGISSHSTLLSGILMFIITYASPMLALLSMVMYMAIKETCAPVNAQDVDIGHFLKMTVSFPCLVPLGLNSAILVAYTIVLLLMRNHLFVWSVFSPKYLYVCATTACVYIGVSVLSLTAIYTSFVFAFRSGYIAVLHQR is encoded by the exons ATGCAGAGAATGTCCTCACTAACGTGCACGAAACTAACCTTGTGCACTGTATCAGCAATCCTCCTACAAGTCATCGGTCTCTCACTCTTTGTTCTAGGGTTTTTCCCCGTCAAACCCACTCTCTCCGGTTTCAG TGGCCCGGAGAGCTTTCAACCACCTGGGTGTGATTCAGTTGAAGATCCGAATGTGTCGAATCTGCATCCTGATCAGCTCAAGTCCTTGTACCAG GAGCTATATGAGATCCCCCCTTCATTTGACCGATTAGTCTTGATG GTTATTGATGGTCTTCCAGCAGAGTTTGTGCTTGGAAGGGATGACCGACCTCCTTCCATGGTTATGAAGGAAGTAATGCCATATACGCAGTCGTTGCTGGCTAGTGGAATGGCATTTGGGTACCATGCGAGGGCTGCTCCTCCAACTGTTACGATGCCCCGATTGAAG GCTATGGTGTCGGGGGCAATTGGTGGATTCTTGGATGTGGCTTTCAATTTCAACACACAAGCTCTTTTGGATGACAATCTTATAC GTCAATTCTTTAATATTGGTTGGCAAATGGTGATGCTTGGTGATGAAACATGGCTCAAGTTGTTTCCAGGATTATTCACAAGGCACGATGGAGTTAGTAGTTTCTAT GTTAAGGATACTGTACAAGTGGATTATAATGTTTCTCGGCACTTGGGTGATGAGCTTAACAGGACTGACTGGAATCTTCTG ATTCTTCATTATCTTGGTTTGGATCATGTTGGGCATAATGGGGGACGCAGTAG TGTGTTTATGGACTCAAAAGTTAAGGAGATGGATGAAGTGATCAAGATGATCCACTTGAGCACTAAACAGTTTCAAGACAATGATCAAGGGCGGACGCTTCTG ATGGTGGCTAGTGATCATGGCATGACTGAAAATGGTAATCATGGGGGGTCTTCATATGAGGAGACTGACTCCTTGGTGCTTCTTGTTGGTCTGAAACCTAAAGCCTCTGATTATCCGTTAGTAACCCGTAGCATGATTCACCAG gTTGATATTGCTCCTACACTAGCCCTTCTTTTTGGTGTGCCTATTCCAAAGAACAATGTTGGAATGATGATTGCAGAAGCTTTTGATTCTTTGACag ATGACCAACAACTGAGAATATTAGAGTTGAATTCGTGGCAGTTACTCAGATTACTTCAAGTACAGATACCTGGTTTATCTTGTGGAAGTTTGTCATGTGATGTACTCAGCAATGATCAGTGGCCGGGGATCACCGAATGCAATGGTAGCTATGAGGAGATGCTTTGTTGCTTGTTTGCAAATGCTGTTGTTCTGCACAAATCATGGAAGTCTAAAAGAATCTCTCG GTCTAATAGTGGGGATGAGTATCACATGACTGTTTTGGCATATGATAATTTTCTAGGCGCTGCAAGCAAGTGGTTATCAGGAAGAGCGACTTAT AAACCTGCTGGAGTACTTATTGCTGGAGTTGCTGCAATGGTCTTCTCATGCTTGGTATTCATAGGGCTTCTTTTTCGGCTGGACCAAGAAGTTTACCCCTGCAAAGTTCGTCATCTTTCTGACGTGAAGGACATTGTGCTTAAGTGCCATTTTGATGAGACTTATGTTTTGGCTATCATCTTCATACTTGTTTTGAGTATGGGATCTAGTTCTATGGTTGAGGAAGAGCAATATATATGGCATTTCTTAACATCCACATTTTATTTGGTTTTACTCCGCAAAGCAGTTCAGTCCCTTATAGCAAGAACCAgacaaaatttgttttccttgATTAAAGAACAAAACAGAAGCAGCTATATTCAAGTATCTTCTATTATTCTTATTCTCATTACTGGGAGGATTATGAGAGGATGGCATCAGGGTGGTGTTAACTGGGCTCATCTTCCGGACATTTCAAAGTGGCTTGAGCAAGCAGGAAGATGTTATGTAAAATCTATTCAGCTGGTTTCATGGGTTCTCATAATGAGCTTAGGCGTATATTCTCTTTTTTCATTGCAGTCAAAGAAATATTCTGCTATGGTTATTGGACTCACATTTCTAGTCCCAGGGGCGTTGGTTATGCAACATATCATAGAATACCAGGATACTTCATTTGCAGCATCGAGTTCTGGTTCTAACTCAACGGTGCAAATAATTTATACACTTCTAGGGGTTTCCACACTAGGGACTTTTTTTGGCGTACCTTGGCTAATGCCAGTTCCAAGCCCCAAGATCTTATCGGTCCATACTGGTAGCTTGTCAAGTAATTTTCTTGCTGATCTCAGAATGAAGTTTTTAGTTGTGGGATTTAGAGATTCTATATATGTCATTGGTTGGGCATACATACATTATTGGTGCCTTCTACAGCTGTTGCTACAACAACCTACAAATTCAATGCCTGTATTATTTCTCCTTGTGCAAATTCTGGCCAGTATGTATTATTGTTCTAAAGGTGGGATATATCTCAAGCAGTGGGTTGAG GTTGCTGGACTATACTATTTGGGACTGGCGGGGCATTTTGCTCTTGGTAACACCAATACCCTTGCTACTATTGATGTTGCTGGAGCTTTCATT GGCATTTCAAGCCACTCCACATTGCTTTCTGGCATCTTAATGTTCATAATCACTTATGCATCTCCCATGCTAGCGCTTCTTAGCATGGTGATGTATATGGCCATAAAGGAGACATGTGCTCCTGTGAATGCACAGGATGTAGATATTGGGCATTTTCTGAAGATGACTGTGAGCTTTCCTTGTCTGGTTCCACTGGGTTTGAATTCCGCTATTCTGGTTGCATACACCATTGTTTTGCTGCTAATGAGGAATCATTTATTTGTATGGAGTGTCTTCTCTCCAAA GTATCTGTATGTCTGTGCCACAACTGCTTGCgtatatataggagtatctGTTCTGTCTCTAACTGCAATCTATACATCTTTTGTGTTTGCCTTTCGGAGTGGATACATTGCAGTGCTACATCAGAGATGA
- the LOC131302398 gene encoding GPI ethanolamine phosphate transferase 2 isoform X1, protein MQRMSSLTCTKLTLCTVSAILLQVIGLSLFVLGFFPVKPTLSGFSGPESFQPPGCDSVEDPNVSNLHPDQLKSLYQELYEIPPSFDRLVLMVIDGLPAEFVLGRDDRPPSMVMKEVMPYTQSLLASGMAFGYHARAAPPTVTMPRLKQAMVSGAIGGFLDVAFNFNTQALLDDNLIRQFFNIGWQMVMLGDETWLKLFPGLFTRHDGVSSFYVKDTVQVDYNVSRHLGDELNRTDWNLLILHYLGLDHVGHNGGRSSVFMDSKVKEMDEVIKMIHLSTKQFQDNDQGRTLLMVASDHGMTENGNHGGSSYEETDSLVLLVGLKPKASDYPLVTRSMIHQVDIAPTLALLFGVPIPKNNVGMMIAEAFDSLTDDQQLRILELNSWQLLRLLQVQIPGLSCGSLSCDVLSNDQWPGITECNGSYEEMLCCLFANAVVLHKSWKSKRISRSNSGDEYHMTVLAYDNFLGAASKWLSGRATYKPAGVLIAGVAAMVFSCLVFIGLLFRLDQEVYPCKVRHLSDVKDIVLKCHFDETYVLAIIFILVLSMGSSSMVEEEQYIWHFLTSTFYLVLLRKAVQSLIARTRQNLFSLIKEQNRSSYIQVSSIILILITGRIMRGWHQGGVNWAHLPDISKWLEQAGRCYVKSIQLVSWVLIMSLGVYSLFSLQSKKYSAMVIGLTFLVPGALVMQHIIEYQDTSFAASSSGSNSTVQIIYTLLGVSTLGTFFGVPWLMPVPSPKILSVHTGSLSSNFLADLRMKFLVVGFRDSIYVIGWAYIHYWCLLQLLLQQPTNSMPVLFLLVQILASMYYCSKGGIYLKQWVEVAGLYYLGLAGHFALGNTNTLATIDVAGAFIGISSHSTLLSGILMFIITYASPMLALLSMVMYMAIKETCAPVNAQDVDIGHFLKMTVSFPCLVPLGLNSAILVAYTIVLLLMRNHLFVWSVFSPKYLYVCATTACVYIGVSVLSLTAIYTSFVFAFRSGYIAVLHQR, encoded by the exons ATGCAGAGAATGTCCTCACTAACGTGCACGAAACTAACCTTGTGCACTGTATCAGCAATCCTCCTACAAGTCATCGGTCTCTCACTCTTTGTTCTAGGGTTTTTCCCCGTCAAACCCACTCTCTCCGGTTTCAG TGGCCCGGAGAGCTTTCAACCACCTGGGTGTGATTCAGTTGAAGATCCGAATGTGTCGAATCTGCATCCTGATCAGCTCAAGTCCTTGTACCAG GAGCTATATGAGATCCCCCCTTCATTTGACCGATTAGTCTTGATG GTTATTGATGGTCTTCCAGCAGAGTTTGTGCTTGGAAGGGATGACCGACCTCCTTCCATGGTTATGAAGGAAGTAATGCCATATACGCAGTCGTTGCTGGCTAGTGGAATGGCATTTGGGTACCATGCGAGGGCTGCTCCTCCAACTGTTACGATGCCCCGATTGAAG CAGGCTATGGTGTCGGGGGCAATTGGTGGATTCTTGGATGTGGCTTTCAATTTCAACACACAAGCTCTTTTGGATGACAATCTTATAC GTCAATTCTTTAATATTGGTTGGCAAATGGTGATGCTTGGTGATGAAACATGGCTCAAGTTGTTTCCAGGATTATTCACAAGGCACGATGGAGTTAGTAGTTTCTAT GTTAAGGATACTGTACAAGTGGATTATAATGTTTCTCGGCACTTGGGTGATGAGCTTAACAGGACTGACTGGAATCTTCTG ATTCTTCATTATCTTGGTTTGGATCATGTTGGGCATAATGGGGGACGCAGTAG TGTGTTTATGGACTCAAAAGTTAAGGAGATGGATGAAGTGATCAAGATGATCCACTTGAGCACTAAACAGTTTCAAGACAATGATCAAGGGCGGACGCTTCTG ATGGTGGCTAGTGATCATGGCATGACTGAAAATGGTAATCATGGGGGGTCTTCATATGAGGAGACTGACTCCTTGGTGCTTCTTGTTGGTCTGAAACCTAAAGCCTCTGATTATCCGTTAGTAACCCGTAGCATGATTCACCAG gTTGATATTGCTCCTACACTAGCCCTTCTTTTTGGTGTGCCTATTCCAAAGAACAATGTTGGAATGATGATTGCAGAAGCTTTTGATTCTTTGACag ATGACCAACAACTGAGAATATTAGAGTTGAATTCGTGGCAGTTACTCAGATTACTTCAAGTACAGATACCTGGTTTATCTTGTGGAAGTTTGTCATGTGATGTACTCAGCAATGATCAGTGGCCGGGGATCACCGAATGCAATGGTAGCTATGAGGAGATGCTTTGTTGCTTGTTTGCAAATGCTGTTGTTCTGCACAAATCATGGAAGTCTAAAAGAATCTCTCG GTCTAATAGTGGGGATGAGTATCACATGACTGTTTTGGCATATGATAATTTTCTAGGCGCTGCAAGCAAGTGGTTATCAGGAAGAGCGACTTAT AAACCTGCTGGAGTACTTATTGCTGGAGTTGCTGCAATGGTCTTCTCATGCTTGGTATTCATAGGGCTTCTTTTTCGGCTGGACCAAGAAGTTTACCCCTGCAAAGTTCGTCATCTTTCTGACGTGAAGGACATTGTGCTTAAGTGCCATTTTGATGAGACTTATGTTTTGGCTATCATCTTCATACTTGTTTTGAGTATGGGATCTAGTTCTATGGTTGAGGAAGAGCAATATATATGGCATTTCTTAACATCCACATTTTATTTGGTTTTACTCCGCAAAGCAGTTCAGTCCCTTATAGCAAGAACCAgacaaaatttgttttccttgATTAAAGAACAAAACAGAAGCAGCTATATTCAAGTATCTTCTATTATTCTTATTCTCATTACTGGGAGGATTATGAGAGGATGGCATCAGGGTGGTGTTAACTGGGCTCATCTTCCGGACATTTCAAAGTGGCTTGAGCAAGCAGGAAGATGTTATGTAAAATCTATTCAGCTGGTTTCATGGGTTCTCATAATGAGCTTAGGCGTATATTCTCTTTTTTCATTGCAGTCAAAGAAATATTCTGCTATGGTTATTGGACTCACATTTCTAGTCCCAGGGGCGTTGGTTATGCAACATATCATAGAATACCAGGATACTTCATTTGCAGCATCGAGTTCTGGTTCTAACTCAACGGTGCAAATAATTTATACACTTCTAGGGGTTTCCACACTAGGGACTTTTTTTGGCGTACCTTGGCTAATGCCAGTTCCAAGCCCCAAGATCTTATCGGTCCATACTGGTAGCTTGTCAAGTAATTTTCTTGCTGATCTCAGAATGAAGTTTTTAGTTGTGGGATTTAGAGATTCTATATATGTCATTGGTTGGGCATACATACATTATTGGTGCCTTCTACAGCTGTTGCTACAACAACCTACAAATTCAATGCCTGTATTATTTCTCCTTGTGCAAATTCTGGCCAGTATGTATTATTGTTCTAAAGGTGGGATATATCTCAAGCAGTGGGTTGAG GTTGCTGGACTATACTATTTGGGACTGGCGGGGCATTTTGCTCTTGGTAACACCAATACCCTTGCTACTATTGATGTTGCTGGAGCTTTCATT GGCATTTCAAGCCACTCCACATTGCTTTCTGGCATCTTAATGTTCATAATCACTTATGCATCTCCCATGCTAGCGCTTCTTAGCATGGTGATGTATATGGCCATAAAGGAGACATGTGCTCCTGTGAATGCACAGGATGTAGATATTGGGCATTTTCTGAAGATGACTGTGAGCTTTCCTTGTCTGGTTCCACTGGGTTTGAATTCCGCTATTCTGGTTGCATACACCATTGTTTTGCTGCTAATGAGGAATCATTTATTTGTATGGAGTGTCTTCTCTCCAAA GTATCTGTATGTCTGTGCCACAACTGCTTGCgtatatataggagtatctGTTCTGTCTCTAACTGCAATCTATACATCTTTTGTGTTTGCCTTTCGGAGTGGATACATTGCAGTGCTACATCAGAGATGA
- the LOC131302398 gene encoding GPI ethanolamine phosphate transferase 2 isoform X3: MVMKEVMPYTQSLLASGMAFGYHARAAPPTVTMPRLKQAMVSGAIGGFLDVAFNFNTQALLDDNLIRQFFNIGWQMVMLGDETWLKLFPGLFTRHDGVSSFYVKDTVQVDYNVSRHLGDELNRTDWNLLILHYLGLDHVGHNGGRSSVFMDSKVKEMDEVIKMIHLSTKQFQDNDQGRTLLMVASDHGMTENGNHGGSSYEETDSLVLLVGLKPKASDYPLVTRSMIHQVDIAPTLALLFGVPIPKNNVGMMIAEAFDSLTDDQQLRILELNSWQLLRLLQVQIPGLSCGSLSCDVLSNDQWPGITECNGSYEEMLCCLFANAVVLHKSWKSKRISRSNSGDEYHMTVLAYDNFLGAASKWLSGRATYKPAGVLIAGVAAMVFSCLVFIGLLFRLDQEVYPCKVRHLSDVKDIVLKCHFDETYVLAIIFILVLSMGSSSMVEEEQYIWHFLTSTFYLVLLRKAVQSLIARTRQNLFSLIKEQNRSSYIQVSSIILILITGRIMRGWHQGGVNWAHLPDISKWLEQAGRCYVKSIQLVSWVLIMSLGVYSLFSLQSKKYSAMVIGLTFLVPGALVMQHIIEYQDTSFAASSSGSNSTVQIIYTLLGVSTLGTFFGVPWLMPVPSPKILSVHTGSLSSNFLADLRMKFLVVGFRDSIYVIGWAYIHYWCLLQLLLQQPTNSMPVLFLLVQILASMYYCSKGGIYLKQWVEVAGLYYLGLAGHFALGNTNTLATIDVAGAFIGISSHSTLLSGILMFIITYASPMLALLSMVMYMAIKETCAPVNAQDVDIGHFLKMTVSFPCLVPLGLNSAILVAYTIVLLLMRNHLFVWSVFSPKYLYVCATTACVYIGVSVLSLTAIYTSFVFAFRSGYIAVLHQR, translated from the exons ATGGTTATGAAGGAAGTAATGCCATATACGCAGTCGTTGCTGGCTAGTGGAATGGCATTTGGGTACCATGCGAGGGCTGCTCCTCCAACTGTTACGATGCCCCGATTGAAG CAGGCTATGGTGTCGGGGGCAATTGGTGGATTCTTGGATGTGGCTTTCAATTTCAACACACAAGCTCTTTTGGATGACAATCTTATAC GTCAATTCTTTAATATTGGTTGGCAAATGGTGATGCTTGGTGATGAAACATGGCTCAAGTTGTTTCCAGGATTATTCACAAGGCACGATGGAGTTAGTAGTTTCTAT GTTAAGGATACTGTACAAGTGGATTATAATGTTTCTCGGCACTTGGGTGATGAGCTTAACAGGACTGACTGGAATCTTCTG ATTCTTCATTATCTTGGTTTGGATCATGTTGGGCATAATGGGGGACGCAGTAG TGTGTTTATGGACTCAAAAGTTAAGGAGATGGATGAAGTGATCAAGATGATCCACTTGAGCACTAAACAGTTTCAAGACAATGATCAAGGGCGGACGCTTCTG ATGGTGGCTAGTGATCATGGCATGACTGAAAATGGTAATCATGGGGGGTCTTCATATGAGGAGACTGACTCCTTGGTGCTTCTTGTTGGTCTGAAACCTAAAGCCTCTGATTATCCGTTAGTAACCCGTAGCATGATTCACCAG gTTGATATTGCTCCTACACTAGCCCTTCTTTTTGGTGTGCCTATTCCAAAGAACAATGTTGGAATGATGATTGCAGAAGCTTTTGATTCTTTGACag ATGACCAACAACTGAGAATATTAGAGTTGAATTCGTGGCAGTTACTCAGATTACTTCAAGTACAGATACCTGGTTTATCTTGTGGAAGTTTGTCATGTGATGTACTCAGCAATGATCAGTGGCCGGGGATCACCGAATGCAATGGTAGCTATGAGGAGATGCTTTGTTGCTTGTTTGCAAATGCTGTTGTTCTGCACAAATCATGGAAGTCTAAAAGAATCTCTCG GTCTAATAGTGGGGATGAGTATCACATGACTGTTTTGGCATATGATAATTTTCTAGGCGCTGCAAGCAAGTGGTTATCAGGAAGAGCGACTTAT AAACCTGCTGGAGTACTTATTGCTGGAGTTGCTGCAATGGTCTTCTCATGCTTGGTATTCATAGGGCTTCTTTTTCGGCTGGACCAAGAAGTTTACCCCTGCAAAGTTCGTCATCTTTCTGACGTGAAGGACATTGTGCTTAAGTGCCATTTTGATGAGACTTATGTTTTGGCTATCATCTTCATACTTGTTTTGAGTATGGGATCTAGTTCTATGGTTGAGGAAGAGCAATATATATGGCATTTCTTAACATCCACATTTTATTTGGTTTTACTCCGCAAAGCAGTTCAGTCCCTTATAGCAAGAACCAgacaaaatttgttttccttgATTAAAGAACAAAACAGAAGCAGCTATATTCAAGTATCTTCTATTATTCTTATTCTCATTACTGGGAGGATTATGAGAGGATGGCATCAGGGTGGTGTTAACTGGGCTCATCTTCCGGACATTTCAAAGTGGCTTGAGCAAGCAGGAAGATGTTATGTAAAATCTATTCAGCTGGTTTCATGGGTTCTCATAATGAGCTTAGGCGTATATTCTCTTTTTTCATTGCAGTCAAAGAAATATTCTGCTATGGTTATTGGACTCACATTTCTAGTCCCAGGGGCGTTGGTTATGCAACATATCATAGAATACCAGGATACTTCATTTGCAGCATCGAGTTCTGGTTCTAACTCAACGGTGCAAATAATTTATACACTTCTAGGGGTTTCCACACTAGGGACTTTTTTTGGCGTACCTTGGCTAATGCCAGTTCCAAGCCCCAAGATCTTATCGGTCCATACTGGTAGCTTGTCAAGTAATTTTCTTGCTGATCTCAGAATGAAGTTTTTAGTTGTGGGATTTAGAGATTCTATATATGTCATTGGTTGGGCATACATACATTATTGGTGCCTTCTACAGCTGTTGCTACAACAACCTACAAATTCAATGCCTGTATTATTTCTCCTTGTGCAAATTCTGGCCAGTATGTATTATTGTTCTAAAGGTGGGATATATCTCAAGCAGTGGGTTGAG GTTGCTGGACTATACTATTTGGGACTGGCGGGGCATTTTGCTCTTGGTAACACCAATACCCTTGCTACTATTGATGTTGCTGGAGCTTTCATT GGCATTTCAAGCCACTCCACATTGCTTTCTGGCATCTTAATGTTCATAATCACTTATGCATCTCCCATGCTAGCGCTTCTTAGCATGGTGATGTATATGGCCATAAAGGAGACATGTGCTCCTGTGAATGCACAGGATGTAGATATTGGGCATTTTCTGAAGATGACTGTGAGCTTTCCTTGTCTGGTTCCACTGGGTTTGAATTCCGCTATTCTGGTTGCATACACCATTGTTTTGCTGCTAATGAGGAATCATTTATTTGTATGGAGTGTCTTCTCTCCAAA GTATCTGTATGTCTGTGCCACAACTGCTTGCgtatatataggagtatctGTTCTGTCTCTAACTGCAATCTATACATCTTTTGTGTTTGCCTTTCGGAGTGGATACATTGCAGTGCTACATCAGAGATGA